One Azospirillum brasilense DNA window includes the following coding sequences:
- a CDS encoding CYTH domain-containing protein encodes MAVEIERRFLVRRDIRPLCRNGLSIVQGYLPSDDGRTVRVRVAGPDATLTVKGPRRGLCREEVEHQLPLDLALGLLRHSCRGGLIEKTRHLIHHHGLCWEVDVFGGENAGLVIAEVELSHPDQVVPLPDWVGAEITHRAAYSNSALSRSPIRHWVSAA; translated from the coding sequence ATGGCGGTTGAGATCGAACGGCGCTTTCTGGTGCGGAGGGACATCCGTCCCCTGTGCCGAAACGGCCTGTCCATCGTCCAGGGCTATCTGCCTTCTGACGATGGCCGCACGGTGCGGGTCCGGGTGGCCGGGCCGGACGCCACGCTGACCGTCAAAGGCCCCCGTCGCGGCCTGTGTCGCGAGGAGGTCGAACACCAACTCCCCCTCGACCTCGCCCTGGGTCTGCTGCGTCACAGTTGCCGTGGCGGCCTGATCGAGAAGACCCGCCACCTCATCCATCACCATGGTCTCTGCTGGGAAGTCGACGTGTTCGGCGGCGAGAACGCCGGTCTGGTGATCGCCGAGGTCGAACTGTCCCATCCCGACCAAGTCGTTCCGCTTCCCGATTGGGTGGGGGCGGAGATCACGCACCGGGCGGCCTACAGCAACTCCGCCTTGTCGCGCAGCCCGATCCGCCACTGGGTCAGCGCGGCTTAA